The proteins below come from a single Desulfitobacterium metallireducens DSM 15288 genomic window:
- a CDS encoding cyclodeaminase/cyclohydrolase family protein — protein sequence MPEQDVWKWTTSEFLAQGASSAPTPGGGSVSAYVGALAASMVCMVANLTIGKEKYKNVEHQVQDILARGQRLLDDLKKGLSQDIAEFSNFMAVLKLPKDTEEQKMSRAEKLQEVLVGATDTPLGIAQNCFAVLKLAQELAPIGNKGAISDVGVAAYLGESALKAAMFSVDINLPQVKNADYQARVKAERERLFTEADKIKTETVQVVQSRL from the coding sequence ATGCCAGAACAAGATGTTTGGAAATGGACGACTTCTGAATTCTTGGCTCAAGGGGCTAGCTCAGCTCCGACTCCTGGAGGTGGAAGTGTTTCCGCTTATGTCGGCGCGTTAGCTGCGTCCATGGTCTGCATGGTAGCGAATCTGACAATAGGCAAAGAAAAATATAAGAATGTGGAACATCAAGTTCAAGACATTTTAGCACGCGGACAACGCCTCCTCGACGATTTAAAAAAAGGCCTGAGTCAGGATATTGCTGAGTTTTCGAACTTCATGGCTGTGCTTAAATTGCCCAAAGATACGGAAGAGCAAAAAATGTCACGTGCTGAAAAACTTCAAGAGGTACTTGTTGGCGCAACTGATACGCCGTTGGGGATTGCCCAAAACTGTTTTGCAGTCTTAAAACTCGCTCAAGAGCTTGCTCCAATTGGCAATAAGGGTGCAATTAGTGATGTTGGTGTTGCTGCTTATTTAGGGGAAAGCGCGCTCAAGGCAGCAATGTTCAGTGTCGATATTAATTTGCCCCAAGTTAAGAATGCGGACTACCAAGCTCGCGTTAAAGCAGAACGGGAACGCCTCTTTACAGAAGCGGATAAGATTAAGACCGAAACCGTTCAGGTGGTTCAAAGCCGGTTATAA